A region of the Bryobacteraceae bacterium genome:
GGCCCTCCGGGCGGCGTTCTCCACGGCCGAAGCCAGCGTTGCGTGGAACATCGCCGCCCGCCGCGCCACCGGAACAAAATCATCTGCCAGCGTTTCAAACAAAGGGGCCCAGTCCTGTTCCATCTCGGCCGCCGCCTCCGGCGCGCCGCCGCGCGCGGCGAACTCCACCCGCATTGCGGCTTCGCCCTCAAAGGAAGAGCGCGCGCAGAGGCCGAGCAGCGCGGCGGCGGCGTCAAACAGCCGCCCGGCGCTGGTGGTCCACGGACTGTTCAGCCCGCGCTCCAGCATCCTTTCGAGCACGCGCCATTCTTCTGATGAGAAATGCGGCCGGGCCAGTTCGGGCCGGCCCATCTCCCAGGCGACGCCGAGCAGCGCCCGCCGCGGCTCCCGCACCGCCTGCTCTCCGCCGGGCAGCCGGAACGGCCGCAGGTGTCCGATGCGCCGCACGCGCTCCCCCTCCCAGACGAGATACTCGCCGCCCCACACCATGCCGTCCACGCCGGCGCCGGTGCCGTCCCACGAGGCAGCGAAGACGGGCGGCTCCAGTCCATGCTCCAGCACGGCGCTGAACAGATGCGCCACGTGGTGCTGCACCGGCACGACCGGCACGCCCAGCTCGTGCGCGGTGGCGGTGGAGCCGTAGTCCGGATGGAGGTCGCAGGCGGCCGCCGCCGGGCGGACATCGTAAATGCGCCGGAAATCGTGGGTGGAACGGCGGTGGCCGTCGAGCGCCGCCGGCGTGGAAAGGTCGCCGAGGTGCTGGGAGAGGAAGACGCGCCGCCCGCGCGAAAACGCCACCGTGTTCTTCATGTGCCCCCCGGTGGCAAACAGTTCCGGCAGCGGCCTCGGCGCCACAAACGGCAGCGGCGCGTAGCCCCGGGCGCGGCGCAGCAGCACCGGCTCGCCGGCGATCTCGCGCACCACGCTGTCATCCACCGGGCGAAGGATCCGCCGGTTGTGCACCAGGAACAGATCCGCCACGCGGCCCAGCCGCACCAGCGCTTCGCGCTCGTCGTAACAGATCGGGTCATCGGTGAGGTTACCGCTGGTCGCCACCACCGGAAACCCCAGCTCCGCCATCAGCAGCGCATGCAGCGGCGAATAGGGAATCATCAGGCCAAGCAGCGGGTTGGCGGGCGCAATCTCCTCTGGCAGATGAAACGTGTTCTCCACCAGCACGATGGGCGAGGCGGGCGTGTGCAGCAAAGGGTGCGGATGGCCGGGGACCATCACTGCAAAAGGCTTTGTCGGCCGATGCTTGCGGCGGCGCAGTTCAACAATTGCCTCACGGTTGCGCGCGTCGCAGATCAGGTGAAAACCGCCGATGCCCTTGAGCGCCAGGATTCGCCCTTCGCGCACAGCCTCCGCGGCCAGGCGAAGCGCTTCGTCCCGGAGGGCCAGCGTACGGCCCTCGCGCGACCAGAGCTCCAGCCACGGACCGCACCGGGGGCAACAGTTGGTCTGCGCGTGGAAGCGGCGGTCGGCGGGGTCATGGTATTCGGCCTCGCAGGCGGCGCACATGGGAAAGTCCGCCATCGTCGTGCGCGGACGGTCGTAGGGCAGGGAAGCGGTGATCGAGTATCGCGGCCCGCAGTGCGTGCAGGTGGTGAACGGGTAGCGGTAGCGGCGGTTGTGGGGGTCGAAGATCTCCCGGCGGCAGTCTTCGCACAGGGCCAGGTCCGGCAGCAGGAACGCCTCCGGTTCACCCTCTTCGGCGCTGGCCTCCACACGGAATCCGCGCTCTCCCCGGTCAGGCAGCTGCGTTGTCTCGAAGCTCGCCACCACTGCCAGCCGCGGCGGGCGGGCGCGGAGCTCCTCGACAAAGGCGTCCACCCGGCTCTGGCCGCCCTCGGCCTCTACCAGCACGCCCTGTGCCGAGTTCAGCACGAATCCGGCCACGCCATGCCGTTCCGCCAGGCGATAGACGTGCGGGCGGAAGCCGACGCCCTGCACCGCACCGGTGATGCGGATCCGAATTCGCACCTCCGTATCCTGAATTCCAGTATACGGGGAAGGACGCCGGGAGGAAACGGCCGTTGATGCTCCTGCCCGGCGACGCGCTATGGCTGGGCCACGGCGACGTAAAGTTCCTGAGGGATGGGCTTGCCGTTGAGCAGGACTTCCAGCGGCGCCGCGCCGTCCTGGGGCAGGGCGGGCACGCGCACGCGGATCTGGTACAGGCCGACTTTGCCGGGGGCCAGGCCGGCGGAGAGAACGTCGGCCGGCATGCCGCCAATGCGGACCTCCAGCGGGGCCGCCAGTTGGGTTCGCTCCGGCGCCACCTCGCCCGTTGCCACCTGTGGCGTCACCGCGCCGAGGCCGATGGCGTGGAGGACCAGCGTCTCGCCGGCGCGCGCCGGACGGGAGGCGAACTCGGACGACGCGTTTTCCGGCAGCGCGTAGGCGCCGTCTTCGGCGATCTGCGCCGCCGCGAACTGTTTGCCTTCGATCCGCAGCTTCACGGGAGCGAGGACGCCCGCGGCGGCCGCGCTGATGGCGACAGTCCGCGGCGCGCTCCGACCGGCGACTGTCTCCACGACGACCGTAGCCCTGGAGGAGTCAATCTCCAGCGGCACCTGCACGCGGAGCATCGAGGGGCTTACGTAGGCCAGCGGCGCGGCCTGTCCGTTGATCCACACGGTCGTGCCCACCAGCGTGGTTGGTGCGCGTCCGTCCTGAAAGTCTTCGCTCGTCCATTCGCGTTCGGCCGGGGCGAGGTTCGAGCCGTAGATTTCGATCCACGAGCCGGGAGCGGCCGCGAGCGGCGCGCCGAAGGAGGGATCGCCGGCAATGCCGCCATCGGCGCGGATGGCAGGCGGTTCAGCGAGCTCGCCAGCAGGCCCCTGTGCGACGGGCGTCAGCAGTTTCACCCGGCTGTTGGCGTTGTCGCTGAAATAGATTCGGCCCTGCGGGTCGGCGGCCAGGCCCATTGGGAAGCGCAACCGGGCCTGATCGGCGGGCCGGCCGTCGAAGTCGTCGCCGAAGCGGCCCGTGCCGGCGGCGAGCGAAATGGTTCCCGCGGCCGCGTCCACGCGGCGCACGCGGTTGTTGGTGCGGTCGGCGATGAAGAGGTTGCCCTGCGCGTCCAGCGCGATGCAGCAAGGGTAGAACAGTTGCGCCTTCGTCGCCAGTCCGCCGTTGCCTGAGTAGCCGGGCAGCCCTGTGCCGGCCACGGTGGTGATGATGCCGCTGGTGTCCACCTTGCGGATGCGGTGGTTCATCTGGTCGGCGATGTACACGTTGCCGGCGGCATCCACGGCGACGCCCGTCGGGGAATTCAGCTTTGCTTCCAGGGCGCTGCCGCCGTCACCCGTTTCGCCCTTCTCGCCGGTACCGGCGATGGTCTGGATCTTGCCGTCGGTGCCGATCTTGCGAACGCGGTGGTTGCGCGTGTCGCAGAAATAAATGTTCCCGGCGCTGTCAATGGCGATGCCCGTGGGCGCATTCAGTTGCGCGTCCTTGGCGTCGATGAACTCGCCTTTGGCGTTTTTCTCGACAAAGCCCGGCAGGCCGCGCTGGCCCGCAATCCGCGTGATGTTGCCGCCTACTGCCACCTTGCGGATGACGTGGTTCATCGTGTCGGTGATATAGAGCGCGCCAGAGCCGTCAATGGCGATGCCGGAAGGATAGTTGAGCTGGGCGCTCGTGGCCGGGCCGTCGTCGCCGGCTGAACCCTGCGTGCCCGAGCCCGCCACGGTTGTGATCGTGCCGTCCGGCGCGATGCGGCGGATGCGGTGGTTGAACTGGTCGGCGATGTAGACGTTGCCGGATTTGTCGATGGCCAGGCCGAGCGGAAAATTGATCTGCGCGTCCTGCGCCTTGCCGCTGTCACCGGCGAAGCCGGCGGCGCCGTTGCCGGCGGCGTTGTCAATCGTATAGACCGGCGGCGCCTGGCCCTGTGCGGCCATAGTCAGCAGAATGGCGGCCAGAAATCCCGGCAAAAATCGCTTCATTTCCTGCTCCATTCGAGGTCGGTTGGTCCCGCAATTTCGCGCAAATTCCCGCTTCATGGCTGCCGTGGCTTCCGGCTGACCACCGGGATCGTGAAGATGTTCGAGATCTGGAAACTCTGCGCGATCCATCCCTCCGTCTTCAGGTTCGTCGGCAGATCCGGGTTCAGCTCCAGGTGGACCTCATAGACGCCAATCGCTCCGCGCCTCAGTCCGGCGAAGAGCACGTTGGCCGTTCGCCCGCCGACAAGCGAGGAGACGAACTCCACCGGATCGTTCATTTCGGGCCCGTTATAAGGCAGGCCCGTCTTCATCGCCTGCCGCGCCGCCTCGGGCCCCACGAGCCCCAGGCCGGAAGCCAGGACGACAATGGTCTCGCCCGGCTGGGCCGGATTGTCCTCGGTCACCAGCGCGCCGGCCGTATTGGCGCAGCACAGCTCGCTGTTGAGCGCCGTCATGATGACCTGGGCGGTCGTATTGGCCTCGGCCTTGATGGGGATGCCGTTGCCCGCCGGTCCTTCAATGCGCGCCCGCAGCCGAATGCGCTGGAACGGCCCGGCGGCGAAGGCCTCCACCTCGGGGTCATAGGCGTTGATGATCGAGATCAGATTGTCGCGGATCGTGGCCAGCGTGTCCGTGGCCTGGACGGTATAGCTGTACTTGCGGTCGCGAATGTAGACCGTGGCGACGTCGCCCGGATTGGCGGCCCCGTCCACGGAGACTGTCGCCGTGGCGTGGCTCGAGTAATGGTAGGCGACTCCCGGCGCCGGTGCAGGCGAGTCCAGCGTATAGACGGACGGGTTCTGTTCAATCAGCCGCACCGCCACTGCACTGGAAACGGTGATCTCGCCATTGTTGCGGCGCACCCGCAGCACGCCGCTGGCGCTGTTGGAGCCGGCCACTTCCACCGGAATCTGCGCGATCACGCGATCCGGCGAAACGGCCAGGATGGGGCAGGGCAGTCCGTCAACGAAGAACTGCACGCCGCCAAGCTCATACGGCAGCGGGCGGGTGATGTCCGGCACGCTCACCGTCTGGTCGGCCAGGTTGTCGCCAAGCACCGCCACGAGGGCGAACGGCGCAATCAGGGCCGGATCCTGCCCGCCGGTGAGCTTGGACCCGCTGGTGGTCATGGTGATCTTGGCCCCGTCCGGCTTGACCTGCGTGGAAATCGTCACCGAATTGCCCAACGTGTCCGCCTCCCGGGCGATGAAAACGAGGGCGTTGAACAGGGTATTCGGCGTCGCAATGACGTAGGGGTCCTGCGAATCGTTGATGAGCTGAACGAAGCGGTTGATGATGGTCTCAAACGTATCGTCCACTGTGGTCGTGATCGTGTAGTCCTTCGTGATCACGTTGCCGTCGGCGTCCTTCACGTTCTCATTGCCGATCTTGATGGTGAGCTCCTGGTCTTTCTCCACCGTGCCGCCGAACACGATGGAACCGCGCGCGTAGGTGGAGGGGCTCGGGGCGTTGCGCACGGCCGTCACCGGGAGATTGAAATCGCCCGGCGTGTAGACGAGCACGCGGCGGTTGTAAGTGTCGGCGACGTAAAGGTTGACGCCGTCAAAGGCCAGCGATGTGGGTGTCTTGAATGAGTCGGTCGAGGCCACGCGGCGCGGCTCGCCGGAATCGGAACTCTGATTGAGCTCAAAATCGAGCTGCCCGAGCACGATGTCGGCGGGCTGGCCGTTCGTGGTGGGGATCTGGTTCCAGATGAGAACGCGGTCGTTGCCCGAGTCGGCGACAAAGAGGCGGCGCCCGTCGCTCAGCACGGCCCGCGGCATGTCGAGGGTCGCGGCGCAGCGGTCCGGATAGGTGGGTTTGCCATCCTTGTCGGTGCCGTTGGAGGGGCACAGCAGGTGCGTTGTCGGGGTTGCGCCGGATTTCCATTCCGGATGATCGAAGTCGGGCTGGCCGACGACGACATCGGCGGGCTGACCGTTGCGGCTGGGGATCGAGTTCCAGATCAGCACCCGGCTCATGCCCAGGTCGGCGACGAAAACCCTGCCGGCTGCCACCCAGACCGAGGAGGGGGCCAGCATCGAGTCCGCCTTCGTGACGTATTCGGGGAAGCGCCGGAACTGCTGGTCGGAGGCGAAATCCTTCTGACCCAGCACAATCCTGGCTGCCTGCCCATTCTGGGTGATGGGGCCGTAATACAGCACGCGGTTGTTGCCCGTGTCGGCCACCCAGAGTCCGTCGTTGTCGTCCAGAAACACGGCGTTCGGCCCGCGAAGCCCCGTCTCGCTCAGGGACGCCGCGACGCTGGTGAAGTCTTTCTGCCCGACGACGAAGTCCGCCGGCTGCTGGTTCACCGTCGGCAGCGACCGCCAGATCAACACGCGGTTATTGTCCGTGTCGGCTACCGCCAGCACGCGCCCGTTGTACGCAACCCCCAGCGGATTGCGCAGCGTGTTCTGCGCGGCAGGCTTGAGTTCCGTGGTCGTAAAGTCCGGCTGGCCCAGCACGACATCCGCCTTGCCGACGCAGGCCGGGCAACGCGGGTCCGTCTGCGGCAGCACCGCCTTGCGGTCCGGGACGAACGAGCTGACGTTGCGATAAATGAGCACGCGGTGGTTCACCGGCGTGCCGCCGATGTTGTTGCCATCGGCCACGATCAGTGTGTCATTGGCATATGCGACGCCGGTGATCGAACCGAGCAGCACATCGCTGGCGCCCGGCGCGGCCGCCGTGAAAGGCTTCTGGCCGATGACAAGCCGCGCTGCCTGCGCGGAGTAAAATTCCTGCGCGTGGCACACACCCGCCAGCGCACACAAGGCAAAGATCCACTTCATGGGGAAGTTTGAAGCGAGCAAACACTCAGTATATCAGCGTGATGAATGAGCCCTGAAATCACGGGCCACGCCTGTGGGACGCGCCCGGCGGTCGCGGCCGTTTCACCAGATGTAGCGCGAGGCCGTCCGGCGCCGCTCGTGGCTGTCGAGCACATGCAGCACGCGGATCCTGCGAAGCTTCTCCGGCGAGAGCGCCCCCAGCGGGATATAGACGATCTGCCGGGCCAGCCGGGCGGCAATCTGGCGAAAGATGGCCCGCGGCGGTCTGGGGCCGACATAGACGACGTGCCGTTCCAACGAATAATCGAGCGCCGCCAGCAGAAGCCGCTCCGGCTTGGTTTCCGCGAAGTCATAGTCGGGGTCGGACCAGACGTCCATCAGCCGGCCCGGCGGCAGCGTCATCAGGAACCCGCCATATTCGGCGCGGCCGATGCCCGGCCCCACCAGATTTTCAAAGGGCGGCGTCGAATAGAACGCCATGTCGCTTTCGTTGGAGTGCTCGCCCAGCCAGGTGGTGAGCCACGGGTATCGGTTGTCGCGGTCCTCGTCGAAGATGACGACCACGGCGCCGGCATCTCCGCTGACGCGCT
Encoded here:
- the hypF gene encoding carbamoyltransferase: MRIRIRITGAVQGVGFRPHVYRLAERHGVAGFVLNSAQGVLVEAEGGQSRVDAFVEELRARPPRLAVVASFETTQLPDRGERGFRVEASAEEGEPEAFLLPDLALCEDCRREIFDPHNRRYRYPFTTCTHCGPRYSITASLPYDRPRTTMADFPMCAACEAEYHDPADRRFHAQTNCCPRCGPWLELWSREGRTLALRDEALRLAAEAVREGRILALKGIGGFHLICDARNREAIVELRRRKHRPTKPFAVMVPGHPHPLLHTPASPIVLVENTFHLPEEIAPANPLLGLMIPYSPLHALLMAELGFPVVATSGNLTDDPICYDEREALVRLGRVADLFLVHNRRILRPVDDSVVREIAGEPVLLRRARGYAPLPFVAPRPLPELFATGGHMKNTVAFSRGRRVFLSQHLGDLSTPAALDGHRRSTHDFRRIYDVRPAAAACDLHPDYGSTATAHELGVPVVPVQHHVAHLFSAVLEHGLEPPVFAASWDGTGAGVDGMVWGGEYLVWEGERVRRIGHLRPFRLPGGEQAVREPRRALLGVAWEMGRPELARPHFSSEEWRVLERMLERGLNSPWTTSAGRLFDAAAALLGLCARSSFEGEAAMRVEFAARGGAPEAAAEMEQDWAPLFETLADDFVPVARRAAMFHATLASAVENAARRARVEQVVLTGGCFQNALLAELAAERLRRAGFRVFLHRALPPNDGGLAAGQLLAAGWEVKLDVPGDPWRNC